The following proteins are encoded in a genomic region of Chlorogloeopsis sp. ULAP01:
- a CDS encoding bile acid:sodium symporter family protein, protein MESNFLTAVFLPLALFIIMLGMGLTLTLDDFKQVLIYPKAVIVGLLAQLVMLPVVGFGIASIFSLSPDLAVGLMILAACPGGSTSNMITFLAGGDVALSITLTAVSSLITVFTIPVIVNLSMQTFLRESTTLQLPFLSTVLQIAVITIVPVSIGMLIKRYAPSFAKQADKSVKWLSLFFLAVVIAGVLLKERNNFISFVVDVGWVTLALNAVSMALGFAIATLARLTKQQATAITIEVGIQNGTLAIAIASAPTLLNSPTMAIPAAIYSLLMFVTGAGFAWWVNRRSTLSKA, encoded by the coding sequence ATGGAATCAAATTTTTTGACGGCTGTTTTTCTGCCCTTGGCTCTATTCATCATTATGTTGGGTATGGGGCTAACCTTGACTTTGGATGACTTTAAGCAAGTTTTGATCTATCCTAAAGCAGTAATTGTTGGTCTATTGGCACAGTTGGTAATGTTGCCAGTAGTGGGTTTTGGAATTGCGTCAATATTTTCCCTCAGTCCAGATTTGGCAGTTGGTTTGATGATTCTAGCAGCTTGCCCTGGTGGTTCGACTTCCAACATGATTACGTTTTTAGCTGGGGGAGATGTTGCCCTTTCGATTACGCTAACAGCCGTTAGCAGCTTGATTACAGTTTTCACAATTCCTGTGATTGTGAATCTATCGATGCAGACTTTTTTGAGGGAAAGCACAACCCTACAACTACCGTTTTTGAGTACTGTTTTACAAATAGCAGTGATTACAATTGTGCCAGTATCAATTGGGATGCTTATAAAGCGTTATGCCCCTAGCTTTGCCAAACAAGCAGACAAATCTGTGAAATGGTTGTCTTTGTTTTTCCTGGCGGTAGTAATTGCTGGAGTACTCCTCAAAGAACGCAATAACTTCATCTCCTTTGTGGTTGATGTGGGCTGGGTAACTCTGGCTTTGAATGCGGTGTCAATGGCTTTAGGATTTGCGATCGCAACCTTGGCGAGATTGACTAAACAACAGGCTACTGCAATCACAATAGAAGTGGGAATTCAAAATGGCACTCTGGCGATCGCTATTGCTTCAGCACCAACACTACTAAATAGCCCAACAATGGCGATTCCCGCTGCAATTTATAGCCTGCTAATGTTTGTTACTGGGGCGGGGTTTGCTTGGTGGGTGAATCGCCGTTCAACTTTATCCAAAGCATAA
- a CDS encoding sugar ABC transporter permease: MKPSRFFGSQLLDKDTVAAWFFLAPALIFLGIFVLWPIAYLFYLSFTAGSFTSAGTHWVGLKNYLRLLFTSDFWQVIFNTVYFTIATVLPSLVIPLVLAVLLNQNLALRGLLRGAYFLPSIISLVAAGLGFRWLFQNNGPVNGLLETIGIDPIPWLGSTIWAMPVLIILSIWKQLGFNLVVFLAGLQTIPSSRYEAAELDGANAWQQFWHITLPGLQPTIVFAFVTTMIFTLRSFEQVYVITGGGPLNSTNLLVYYIYQEAFGQFDFGYAAAAATVLLAVTLVLVYLQLQTWGEESKKL, from the coding sequence ATGAAACCTTCACGCTTTTTTGGTAGCCAACTCCTAGACAAAGATACAGTTGCAGCTTGGTTTTTTCTGGCTCCAGCACTGATTTTTCTGGGTATATTTGTCTTGTGGCCAATTGCCTATTTGTTTTACCTCAGCTTTACTGCTGGCAGTTTCACTTCTGCTGGTACCCATTGGGTAGGCTTAAAAAACTACTTGCGCTTGCTTTTCACCTCAGATTTTTGGCAAGTAATTTTTAATACAGTTTACTTTACCATTGCCACCGTTCTGCCTAGTCTAGTTATTCCTTTGGTACTAGCAGTTTTATTAAATCAAAATTTAGCACTGCGAGGACTGCTCCGAGGTGCCTATTTTCTGCCTTCGATTATTTCCTTGGTTGCAGCAGGTTTGGGATTTCGCTGGTTGTTTCAAAATAATGGCCCTGTGAACGGGCTTTTGGAGACTATAGGTATCGATCCAATTCCTTGGTTAGGTAGTACCATTTGGGCAATGCCAGTCCTAATTATCTTGAGTATTTGGAAACAACTAGGCTTCAACTTGGTAGTGTTTTTAGCAGGGTTGCAAACAATTCCCTCCAGTCGCTATGAAGCCGCAGAACTTGATGGAGCAAATGCTTGGCAGCAGTTTTGGCATATTACCTTACCCGGATTGCAACCTACTATCGTATTCGCATTTGTCACCACCATGATTTTCACTTTACGGAGTTTTGAGCAAGTTTATGTAATTACTGGTGGTGGGCCTTTAAATTCTACTAATTTATTGGTTTACTACATTTATCAAGAAGCTTTTGGTCAATTTGATTTTGGTTATGCAGCAGCAGCAGCAACGGTATTATTAGCTGTAACACTGGTGTTGGTTTATTTGCAGCTACAAACTTGGGGAGAAGAGAGTAAAAAATTATAA
- a CDS encoding DUF981 domain-containing protein, producing the protein MLINLVAGLFFLAGYVYFGMDGANKKLWIPGFGMTGAIALVTGLHMTFTWPVTGIFNIAYGETSVLFGILFLTTSLALAFGWDLLTVAIYGFFAGLTAILVGTRIINLGLTRQPLLSGIGFILTGIGGVCAAPTLYLKTNRSWRLLGAIVLIAAALIFAFTGYMAYWGHLGSYSDWKPLPMRSP; encoded by the coding sequence ATGTTAATTAATCTCGTAGCTGGGCTATTTTTCCTTGCTGGCTATGTATATTTTGGCATGGATGGTGCCAATAAAAAACTTTGGATTCCTGGATTTGGTATGACGGGAGCGATCGCCCTCGTTACCGGCTTACACATGACTTTCACATGGCCAGTTACTGGCATTTTCAATATTGCCTATGGTGAAACGAGTGTTTTATTTGGTATTTTATTCCTCACCACTTCTTTAGCTTTAGCCTTTGGATGGGATTTGCTAACAGTGGCAATTTACGGCTTTTTCGCTGGACTAACTGCAATTTTAGTTGGTACACGTATAATTAATCTGGGATTAACGCGACAACCACTCCTATCAGGAATTGGATTTATCTTAACTGGAATAGGTGGAGTTTGTGCTGCACCAACACTTTATCTCAAAACAAATCGTTCTTGGCGTTTGTTAGGTGCAATTGTACTAATAGCTGCTGCTCTAATTTTTGCCTTTACTGGCTATATGGCATATTGGGGACACCTTGGCAGTTATTCTGATTGGAAACCATTACCAATGCGATCGCCTTAA
- a CDS encoding pentapeptide repeat-containing protein has protein sequence MKNHTEKQKSLSPLSQITNKNTGGRDFSGCNLSGIDLREVDLSGINFIGADLRDANLSGAILTGANLSEANLCQANLRAANLRETNLRQANLSEADLRQADLCSAFLCQVKLSGSKLWGASLCGVDLTEADLSSAMLIEASLIEANLTRANLTDAELCGAMLIEANFNQANLTGADFRWANLIAANLSEAHLENTNLKNAKLYETIMPDGIIHQHHIAFI, from the coding sequence ATGAAAAATCATACTGAGAAGCAAAAAAGTCTTAGTCCTTTAAGTCAAATCACAAATAAAAATACTGGAGGTAGAGACTTCAGTGGATGTAATTTGAGTGGTATTGATCTTAGAGAAGTTGATTTGAGTGGCATAAACTTTATTGGAGCAGATTTGCGTGATGCCAATCTCAGTGGGGCTATTTTGACTGGTGCAAATCTCAGTGAAGCAAATTTATGTCAAGCAAATTTAAGAGCAGCAAATTTACGAGAAACAAATTTACGTCAAGCGAATTTGAGTGAAGCTGATTTAAGGCAGGCAGATTTGTGCAGTGCTTTTTTATGCCAGGTAAAATTAAGCGGCAGTAAACTTTGGGGTGCTTCTCTGTGTGGTGTTGATTTAACAGAAGCAGATTTGAGTTCAGCTATGTTAATCGAAGCATCACTGATTGAAGCTAACTTAACAAGAGCAAATCTGACAGATGCAGAGCTATGTGGAGCAATGTTAATAGAAGCAAATTTCAATCAAGCTAATCTAACAGGTGCAGATTTCAGATGGGCAAATTTAATAGCAGCAAACTTGAGTGAGGCACATCTTGAAAATACAAATCTCAAGAATGCAAAATTGTATGAAACTATTATGCCTGATGGTATAATTCATCAACATCACATAGCATTTATTTAG
- a CDS encoding ABC transporter permease, with translation MNLGRISVIAMNVFKEVIRDRILLIIGFYILILAAAIGLLPEISASTENKIFLDFGLAAANVLGLVVAVFIGTGLVHKEIEKRTILVLMAKPIARSEFIIGKYSGLLAVLAVLMAAMTGIYLGFLQFDKIDHSTTSILIAAFFQFLQLSLIAAVAISLGVFTSSLLATALTFFVYLTGNITQDLLQFARLGQNPGIHRLTQALYLILPDLSRLDLKNDAIYGLEALPNSMTLVGHTVYGLVYSLMLLAIAIFIFSQREF, from the coding sequence ATGAATCTCGGCAGAATTTCTGTAATAGCAATGAATGTGTTTAAGGAAGTAATACGCGATCGCATTCTATTGATTATCGGCTTTTACATTCTCATACTTGCTGCTGCTATAGGTCTGCTTCCAGAAATTTCCGCCAGTACAGAGAATAAGATTTTTCTAGATTTTGGTTTGGCGGCGGCAAATGTGCTTGGTTTAGTAGTAGCAGTATTTATTGGTACAGGGCTAGTTCATAAGGAAATTGAGAAGCGTACAATTTTGGTGTTAATGGCTAAACCAATTGCCCGCAGTGAATTTATTATTGGTAAATATTCGGGTTTATTGGCAGTGCTTGCGGTTCTTATGGCTGCCATGACAGGAATTTACCTGGGATTTTTACAATTTGACAAAATAGATCATTCTACAACTAGTATTCTAATTGCTGCATTTTTCCAATTTCTACAGTTGTCCTTAATCGCTGCTGTTGCAATTAGTTTGGGTGTATTTACTAGTTCCCTATTAGCAACTGCTTTAACCTTTTTTGTTTATTTAACGGGCAATATTACTCAAGATTTATTACAATTTGCTCGCTTGGGGCAAAATCCAGGTATTCATCGTCTTACTCAAGCTTTGTATCTCATCTTGCCAGATTTGTCTCGATTAGATCTAAAAAATGATGCTATATATGGGCTAGAGGCATTACCTAACTCAATGACTCTGGTTGGGCATACTGTTTACGGCTTAGTTTATAGTTTGATGTTGCTGGCGATCGCTATATTTATCTTTTCGCAAAGAGAATTTTGA